A DNA window from Caulobacter mirabilis contains the following coding sequences:
- a CDS encoding acid-shock protein codes for MTKLLAPAALILSLAVGSAAFAATAPAAPAPAQKAPSAHAKKAACEKAWKAQKTHTGTEKDFIKACVAKG; via the coding sequence ATGACCAAGCTGCTCGCGCCCGCCGCCCTGATCCTGAGCCTGGCCGTCGGCTCGGCCGCGTTCGCCGCGACGGCCCCCGCCGCGCCCGCGCCGGCCCAGAAGGCTCCGAGCGCCCACGCCAAGAAGGCGGCCTGCGAAAAGGCCTGGAAGGCCCAGAAGACCCACACGGGCACGGAAAAGGACTTCATCAAGGCCTGCGTCGCCAAGGGCTGA
- a CDS encoding MarR family winged helix-turn-helix transcriptional regulator, with protein sequence MSSERNAAATRLTNALRGSSAQALMVSHAVAAKVGLNMTDLECLDVIQMSGRVTAGELARRTGLSTGAMTTAIDRLVRAGYVERQDDPNDRRRVFVMARPDRLQALWAIYAPLQAAMEQLYEGWSEEELTRIATFMERATAVSATFVSGLQGD encoded by the coding sequence ATGTCAAGCGAACGGAACGCCGCCGCGACGCGGCTGACGAATGCGCTCCGCGGTTCGAGCGCCCAGGCTCTGATGGTCAGCCACGCCGTGGCGGCGAAGGTCGGGCTGAACATGACCGACCTGGAGTGCCTGGATGTCATCCAGATGAGCGGCCGCGTCACCGCCGGCGAGCTGGCGCGTCGCACGGGCCTGTCGACCGGGGCCATGACCACGGCGATCGACCGCCTGGTGCGGGCGGGTTACGTCGAACGTCAGGACGATCCCAACGACCGCCGCCGGGTCTTCGTCATGGCCCGCCCGGACCGGTTGCAGGCGCTGTGGGCGATCTATGCGCCGCTGCAGGCCGCGATGGAGCAGCTCTACGAAGGTTGGTCCGAGGAAGAGCTGACCAGGATCGCGACCTTCATGGAGCGGGCCACGGCGGTCTCCGCGACCTTCGTGAGCGGCCTGCAGGGCGACTAG
- a CDS encoding sensor histidine kinase: MGAVRGALRPRAVLVVMVAVALVALAAGLLVIDRIGETLIDQRQQAVAEAARDYFVAFAHEEGLAPLAKALDLRERTRPAGGGFRYAVYDAEGRFLGGARLADAEDLPAQGRARIRLLTPGKHSPWQVLVQPLSVGGTLVVYENIHERAAFRRALIVSGAIALVGALGALLACGLWFNRQLLRRIEAVAGTAERIADGDLAARAPAAPQGDVFDRLGLSLNAMLDRIEALMTGMRTVTDSLAHDLRSPLTRLRADIARAAEPGLSEVSRSRALVAAQGEAERALATLSALMDIARAEAGLSSEMMAPVDLAGLIADLGELFGPVIEDAGQTFTVAPWSAPLVVQGHELLLRQAVGNLLHNAALHAGPGAAVSLALEEDEDGVRIIVQDRGRGVPAEHRGRVQERFVRLDSARTTPGAGLGLAIAAACARLHGGVLDLQDAEPGLRAVIGLRRHGRFTARTEAG; this comes from the coding sequence ATGGGAGCCGTGAGAGGCGCCCTGAGGCCGCGCGCTGTCCTGGTGGTCATGGTGGCGGTGGCGCTGGTCGCCCTGGCCGCCGGGCTGCTGGTCATCGACCGCATCGGCGAGACCCTGATCGACCAGCGCCAGCAGGCCGTGGCCGAGGCCGCCCGGGACTACTTCGTCGCCTTCGCTCACGAGGAGGGGCTGGCCCCTCTGGCCAAGGCCCTGGACCTGCGCGAGCGCACCCGCCCCGCCGGCGGCGGGTTCCGCTACGCCGTGTACGACGCCGAAGGTCGGTTCCTGGGCGGCGCGCGCCTCGCCGACGCCGAGGACCTGCCGGCGCAGGGCCGGGCGCGGATTCGGCTGCTGACGCCGGGCAAGCATTCGCCGTGGCAGGTGCTGGTCCAGCCGCTGTCGGTCGGCGGCACCCTGGTGGTCTACGAGAACATCCACGAGCGGGCCGCCTTCCGCCGTGCGCTGATCGTCAGCGGCGCGATCGCGCTGGTCGGCGCCCTGGGCGCCCTGCTGGCCTGCGGGCTGTGGTTCAATCGGCAGCTGCTGCGGCGGATCGAGGCCGTGGCGGGGACCGCCGAGCGGATCGCCGACGGCGACCTGGCCGCACGGGCGCCGGCCGCGCCGCAGGGGGACGTCTTCGACCGGCTGGGCCTGTCGCTGAACGCCATGCTCGATCGGATCGAGGCCCTGATGACCGGCATGCGGACCGTGACCGACAGCCTGGCCCATGACCTGCGCTCGCCCCTGACCCGCCTGCGCGCCGACATCGCCCGGGCGGCGGAGCCCGGCCTGTCGGAGGTCAGCCGCAGCCGGGCCCTGGTCGCCGCCCAGGGCGAAGCCGAACGGGCGCTGGCCACCCTGTCGGCCCTGATGGACATCGCCCGGGCCGAGGCCGGCCTGTCCTCGGAGATGATGGCGCCGGTCGACCTCGCCGGGCTGATCGCGGACCTGGGCGAGCTGTTCGGACCGGTAATCGAGGACGCCGGCCAGACCTTCACCGTCGCGCCCTGGTCCGCTCCGCTGGTGGTGCAGGGGCACGAGCTGCTGCTGCGCCAGGCGGTTGGCAATCTGCTGCACAACGCCGCCCTGCACGCCGGCCCCGGCGCGGCGGTCAGTCTGGCGCTCGAAGAGGACGAGGACGGGGTCCGGATCATCGTCCAGGACCGTGGCCGCGGCGTGCCCGCCGAACATCGGGGCAGGGTGCAGGAGCGGTTCGTCCGCCTCGACTCCGCGCGGACCACGCCGGGCGCCGGCTTGGGCCTGGCCATCGCCGCCGCTTGCGCCCGGCTGCACGGCGGCGTGCTGGACCTGCAGGACGCCGAGCCCGGCCTGCGGGCGGTGATCGGCCTTCGGCGTCATGGCCGGTTCACAGCGCGGACCGAAGCAGGCTAG
- a CDS encoding response regulator transcription factor gives MSRRILMVEDDEDTAAYVLKGLREEGFTAEHAVDGRDGFYLASSSRFDAIIMDRMVPGMDGLSVVKALRAASINTPILILSALSHLDERVKGLRAGGDDYLTKPFGFSELVARLENLLRRRVEPEIETRLVCGDLTLDLLARKAVRADRPLDLLPREFKLLEYLVRHKDRVVTRTMLLEQVWDYRFDPHTTVIDTHVSRLRRKIDEGFDRPLLHTLRGTGYRLSWEP, from the coding sequence ATGAGCCGGCGAATCCTGATGGTCGAGGACGACGAGGACACCGCCGCCTACGTCCTCAAGGGTCTTCGCGAAGAGGGGTTCACCGCCGAACATGCCGTCGACGGGCGCGACGGCTTCTATCTCGCGTCCAGCTCGCGGTTCGACGCCATCATCATGGACCGCATGGTGCCCGGCATGGACGGCTTGAGCGTCGTCAAGGCGTTGCGGGCCGCCTCGATCAACACCCCGATCCTGATCCTCAGCGCCCTGAGCCACCTCGACGAGCGGGTGAAGGGCCTGCGCGCCGGGGGCGACGACTACCTGACCAAGCCGTTCGGTTTCTCGGAACTGGTCGCCCGGCTGGAGAACCTGCTGCGCCGCCGCGTCGAGCCGGAGATCGAAACCCGTCTGGTCTGCGGCGACCTGACCCTGGACCTGCTGGCGCGCAAGGCCGTGCGGGCGGACCGTCCGCTCGATCTGCTGCCCCGGGAGTTCAAGCTGCTGGAGTATCTGGTCCGGCACAAGGACCGGGTGGTGACCCGCACCATGCTGTTGGAACAAGTCTGGGACTACCGCTTCGATCCGCACACCACGGTCATCGACACCCACGTCAGCCGACTGCGGCGCAAGATCGACGAGGGCTTCGACCGCCCGCTGCTGCATACCCTCCGCGGAACCGGATACCGGCTGTCATGGGAGCCGTGA
- a CDS encoding LysR family transcriptional regulator, which produces MRRDEIADLAAFVVVAEERSFTRAAARLGMAQSALSQIVRRIETRLGLRLLSRTTRSVAPTDAGERLLATLGPMLHDLDAAIADLGELRDRPSGRIRITTVEHAAKTVLLPAMKRLLPDHPDIAVEITIDYGLADVVADRFDAGVRLGGEIARDMIAVRISPDIPMAIVGSPDYFGVHPAPIQPEQLTEHRAVNLRLPTSGALNAWRLMRGGRETRVRVDGPLVLNTIDLILDAALDGHGLAYLPLDQVQSHLEAGRLVRVLGRSTPDLPGYHLYYPHRRHASSAFTLLVETLRWRGASP; this is translated from the coding sequence ATGCGTCGGGACGAGATCGCGGACCTGGCGGCCTTCGTCGTGGTCGCCGAAGAACGCAGCTTCACCCGGGCCGCCGCCCGGCTGGGCATGGCCCAGTCGGCGCTGAGCCAGATCGTGCGACGGATCGAGACCCGACTGGGCCTGCGCCTGCTGTCCCGCACGACCCGCAGCGTGGCGCCCACCGACGCCGGCGAGCGGCTGCTGGCGACGCTGGGGCCGATGCTGCACGACCTGGACGCGGCGATCGCGGACCTGGGCGAGTTGCGCGACCGCCCGTCCGGCCGGATCCGCATCACCACCGTCGAGCATGCGGCCAAGACCGTGCTGCTGCCGGCCATGAAGCGGCTGTTGCCGGATCATCCGGACATCGCGGTCGAGATCACGATCGACTACGGTCTGGCCGACGTCGTCGCCGATCGTTTCGACGCCGGCGTCCGCCTGGGCGGCGAGATCGCCAGGGACATGATCGCCGTCCGCATCAGCCCCGACATCCCGATGGCGATCGTGGGATCACCCGACTACTTCGGCGTCCACCCCGCCCCGATCCAGCCCGAGCAGCTGACCGAGCACCGCGCGGTGAACCTGCGCCTGCCGACGTCCGGCGCCTTGAACGCCTGGCGCCTGATGCGCGGCGGACGTGAGACGCGAGTCCGGGTCGACGGCCCGCTGGTGCTCAACACCATCGACCTGATCCTGGACGCGGCGCTCGACGGTCACGGCCTGGCCTATCTGCCGCTGGACCAGGTGCAATCCCATCTCGAGGCGGGTCGGCTGGTCCGGGTGCTCGGGCGGTCGACGCCGGACCTTCCGGGCTATCACCTCTACTATCCGCACCGCCGCCACGCCTCGTCGGCTTTCACCCTGCTGGTGGAGACGCTGCGCTGGCGAGGCGCATCGCCCTAG
- a CDS encoding cysteine hydrolase family protein gives MRQALLIIDVQPSFDPPAWLVEGIERLLPLMPSVATVERHDEAVTPFRRQLNWAPGPADDSLVAADRVFIKHGYALTPETVAHLKALDVDRVLVCGIQADTCVLAAGFALFDAGLQPTIIADLVVGSSLDRSGALGVKLWRHHFGAVAERYEALLEG, from the coding sequence ATGCGACAAGCCCTGTTGATCATCGACGTGCAGCCCAGCTTCGACCCGCCGGCCTGGCTGGTCGAGGGGATCGAGCGTCTGCTGCCGTTGATGCCGTCGGTCGCCACGGTCGAGCGGCACGATGAGGCCGTCACCCCGTTCCGCCGCCAGCTGAACTGGGCTCCCGGTCCGGCGGACGACAGCCTGGTCGCCGCAGACCGCGTCTTCATCAAACATGGCTACGCGCTGACGCCCGAGACCGTCGCCCATCTGAAGGCGCTGGATGTCGACCGGGTGCTGGTCTGCGGCATCCAGGCGGACACCTGCGTGCTGGCGGCGGGATTCGCCCTGTTCGACGCCGGTCTGCAGCCGACGATCATCGCCGATCTAGTCGTCGGCTCATCGCTGGACCGGAGCGGGGCGCTGGGCGTCAAGCTCTGGCGGCACCATTTCGGGGCCGTGGCGGAGCGGTACGAGGCGCTGCTGGAGGGTTGA